In one Zalophus californianus isolate mZalCal1 chromosome 10, mZalCal1.pri.v2, whole genome shotgun sequence genomic region, the following are encoded:
- the LOC113931797 gene encoding cyclin-dependent kinase 1: MEDYTKIEKIGEGTYGVVYKGRHKTTGQVVTMKKIRLESEEEGVPSTAIREISLLKELRHPNIVSLQDVLMQDSRLYLIFEFLSMDLKKYLDSIPPGQFMDSSLVKSYLYQILQGIVFCHSRRVLHRDLKPQNLLIDDKGTIKLADFGLARAFGIPIRVYTHEVVTLWYRSPEVLLGSARYSTPVDIWSIGTIFAELATKKPLFHGDSEIDQLFRIFRALGTPNNEVWPEVESLQDYKNTFPKWKPGSLASHVKNLDENGLDLLSKMLVYDPAK; the protein is encoded by the coding sequence ATGGAAGATTATaccaaaatagagaaaattggAGAAGGTACCTATGGAGTTGTGTATAAGGGTAGACACAAAACTACAGGTCAAGTGGTAACCATGAAGAAAATCAGACTAGAAAGTGAAGAGGAAGGGGTTCCTAGTACTGCAATTCGGGAAATTTCTCTATTAAAAGAACTTCGTCATCCAAATATAGTCAGTCTTCAAGATGTGCTTATGCAAGATTCCAGGTTATATCTCATCTTTGAATTCCTTTCCATGGATCTCAAGAAATACTTAGATTCCATCCCTCCTGGTCAGTTCATGGATTCTTCACTTGTTAAGAGTTATTTGTACCAAATCCTACAAGGGATTGTGTTTTGCCACTCCAGAAGAGTTCTGCACAGAGACTTAAAACCTCAAAATCTATTGATTGATGACAAAGGAACAATTAAACTGGCTGATTTTGGCCTTGCCAGAGCTTTTGGAATACCTATTAGAGTATACACACATGAGGTGGTAACACTCTGGTATAGATCGCCAGAAGTATTGCTGGGGTCAGCTCGCTACTCAACTCCAGTTGACATTTGGAGTATAGGCACCATATTTGCAGAATTAGCAACCAAGAAACCACTTTTCCATGGGGATTCAGAAATCGATCAACTCTTCAGAATTTTCAGAGCTTTGGGCACTCCCAATAATGAAGTGTGGCCAGAAGTGGAATCTTTACAGGACTATAAGAATACATTTCCCAAGTGGAAACCAGGAAGCCTGGCATCCCATGTTAAAAACTTGGATGAAAATGGCCTGGATCTGCTCTCGAAAATGTTAGTCTATGATCCTGCCAAATGA